In the genome of Criblamydia sequanensis CRIB-18, one region contains:
- a CDS encoding recombinase family protein yields the protein MMQAILLARVSSKEQEEGQSIPSQVRRLTDYAIRKNLKVTQTFQITESSTKETRKQFDQIIAYVKRAKAPIALITDTVDRLQRSFRETPLLDEMRKQGKLELHFLREGLIVNKDSNSAQLLQWDIGVLFASSYVRQLSDNVKRSKEQSVRNGEWITKAPFGYKNITLPNGKKTIEVDLDNAPFVVRMFELYAAGNHSFQTIAEEMNKLGLRNANGNLIGASRVEITLKNPFYFGVMRVKGEFYPHKYPPLISENLFDRVQEIMEGHNKAPVHYAGHPILFRGLITCENCGCTVTGDIKKQKYIYYSCNNSKRVCQKAWVREEKLLEPLLEYFDKIQLPDAVIEEIVAYLKKSYANEQEFFKHSQEVLRKELDSIQNRLSKLIDMHLDGAIDSETYHLKLEEYKKRQREITSEMKAHVNADETCLITAKTVLDLAKRAKEIFLSSKMPEKQQLLNFVFSNLKLDGRNLLVTLREPFLTLSAMSHQPAKLRKQDSNLRPID from the coding sequence ATGATGCAAGCAATTCTTTTAGCACGTGTTTCAAGCAAGGAGCAAGAGGAGGGACAGTCAATCCCCTCGCAGGTTCGGCGGTTGACGGACTATGCGATCAGAAAAAACCTCAAGGTAACCCAAACCTTTCAAATCACAGAATCTTCGACCAAAGAGACCCGCAAGCAGTTTGATCAAATTATCGCCTACGTAAAGAGAGCAAAAGCTCCCATAGCTCTAATTACTGATACAGTAGATCGCTTGCAAAGAAGTTTTAGAGAAACACCTCTTCTCGATGAAATGCGCAAGCAGGGCAAATTAGAACTTCACTTTCTAAGAGAGGGTCTGATTGTCAACAAGGACTCCAACAGTGCGCAATTATTGCAATGGGATATTGGGGTCTTATTTGCCTCAAGCTACGTCCGCCAGCTTAGCGATAACGTCAAGCGCAGTAAAGAGCAGAGCGTGAGAAATGGCGAGTGGATCACCAAGGCGCCATTTGGCTATAAGAATATCACATTACCTAATGGGAAAAAGACAATAGAAGTTGACTTAGATAATGCTCCATTTGTCGTTCGCATGTTTGAACTTTATGCCGCCGGTAATCACTCATTTCAAACCATCGCGGAAGAGATGAACAAGCTTGGGTTGCGGAATGCCAATGGCAATCTCATCGGAGCAAGTCGGGTTGAGATTACATTAAAAAATCCCTTTTATTTTGGAGTGATGAGGGTTAAAGGGGAATTCTATCCTCATAAATACCCGCCTTTGATTTCAGAAAATTTGTTCGATAGGGTGCAGGAGATCATGGAAGGTCACAATAAAGCCCCGGTTCATTATGCGGGACACCCGATCCTCTTTCGCGGATTGATCACTTGTGAAAACTGCGGCTGTACCGTAACTGGAGACATCAAGAAACAAAAATATATCTATTATAGCTGCAATAACTCCAAGCGGGTCTGCCAAAAGGCCTGGGTTAGAGAAGAGAAGCTATTGGAGCCGTTACTGGAGTATTTTGATAAGATTCAACTTCCCGATGCTGTCATTGAAGAAATAGTGGCTTATTTGAAGAAGTCGTATGCCAATGAACAAGAATTTTTTAAGCATTCACAAGAGGTGTTGCGAAAAGAGCTGGATTCTATCCAAAATCGCCTGTCTAAACTGATCGATATGCATCTCGATGGGGCGATTGACTCTGAGACCTATCATCTTAAGCTTGAAGAATACAAAAAGCGACAGCGCGAGATTACATCGGAAATGAAGGCGCATGTCAATGCAGATGAGACGTGTTTGATCACGGCGAAGACAGTATTGGATTTGGCCAAGAGGGCGAAGGAAATTTTCCTAAGTTCGAAGATGCCTGAAAAACAGCAATTGTTGAATTTTGTCTTTTCGAACTTGAAATTGGATGGGAGAAATCTGTTGGTGACATTGCGAGAACCATTTCTGACTCTTAGTGCAATGTCACATCAACCAGCGAAACTCCGGAAGCAGGATTCGAACCTGCGACCAATAGATTAA
- a CDS encoding type I restriction-modification system subunit M, which yields MSQPATHSIANFIWGIADDVLRDIYVRGKYRDVILPMTVIRRLDALLEPTKEAVLKMKQQLDAVNIANQSAPLYQASGQAFYNTSPFTLRDLKARAKSQQLKADFEAYLDGFSTNVQEILDKFKFRNQIPHMVENDILGNVIEKFLDTSINLSSKPILDVNGNEKLPALDNHAMGTVFEELIRRFNEENNEEAGEHFTPRDVVKLMADLIFLPIADQIQSGTYLVYDGACGTGGMLTVAEERLQELAKAHRKEVSTHLYGQECQPETYAICKADLLLKGEGEEAMNIKFGSTLSADAYPSQEFDFMLSNPPYGKSWKTDLERMGGKDKLKDARFSIQHGDDPEFTMLTRSSDGQLMFLVNKLMKMKNNTPLGSRIAQVHNGSSLFTGDAGQGESNIRRWVIENDWLEAIIALPENTFYNTGIATYIWVLTNRKPSHKKGKVQLIDASNWYVPLRKNLGKKNCEFSDEHMKMICDLLIDFRETEQSKIFPNQAFGYSKITVERPLRLQVDLSAENLSKFCRTCGKEGESDLADFISAFAKEKGATSFNNYNEFIKLFEEHADKVQLKLTKKRKDLIRNELATIDENAEPVIKKAHKPGKVTPNPLEGLYELIIDGKKCVVEHEADSNLRDTEQVLLIEEGGIEAFFKREVQPYTSDAWMDASKTQIGYEISFTKHFYKPIKMRSLGEINKDILSLEAETEGLLLQIIGKVD from the coding sequence ATGAGCCAACCTGCAACACATTCCATAGCCAATTTCATTTGGGGAATCGCCGATGATGTTCTTAGGGATATTTATGTTCGCGGTAAATATCGCGATGTTATCCTTCCGATGACAGTCATCAGACGCTTGGATGCACTCTTGGAACCAACAAAAGAAGCTGTTCTCAAAATGAAGCAGCAACTTGATGCCGTAAATATCGCCAACCAATCAGCCCCGCTCTATCAAGCTTCCGGACAAGCATTCTACAATACATCCCCATTTACTCTCAGAGATTTAAAAGCACGTGCGAAATCCCAACAGCTAAAAGCAGATTTTGAAGCTTATTTGGATGGATTTTCAACTAACGTTCAAGAGATTCTCGATAAATTCAAATTTCGAAATCAAATCCCCCACATGGTGGAAAATGATATTTTAGGAAACGTCATTGAAAAATTTCTGGATACGTCAATCAACCTAAGTTCAAAACCGATCTTAGACGTGAACGGAAATGAAAAGTTACCAGCATTAGACAATCATGCTATGGGAACGGTTTTCGAAGAGCTTATTCGTCGTTTCAATGAGGAAAATAATGAAGAGGCCGGCGAGCACTTTACACCACGAGATGTTGTCAAACTCATGGCGGATCTTATTTTTCTTCCTATCGCGGATCAAATTCAATCAGGAACTTATCTTGTTTATGATGGAGCCTGTGGAACCGGTGGTATGTTGACCGTAGCAGAAGAACGACTGCAAGAACTAGCGAAAGCACACCGTAAAGAAGTATCAACTCATCTTTATGGTCAAGAATGCCAGCCTGAAACCTATGCTATTTGCAAAGCCGACCTTCTCTTAAAAGGAGAAGGAGAAGAAGCGATGAATATCAAATTCGGCTCAACCCTATCAGCAGACGCCTATCCCTCGCAAGAGTTTGACTTTATGCTCTCTAATCCTCCTTATGGCAAAAGCTGGAAGACCGATCTTGAACGCATGGGAGGCAAAGACAAACTAAAAGATGCACGCTTCAGTATTCAACATGGCGATGATCCTGAATTCACCATGCTCACTCGTTCAAGCGATGGACAGTTGATGTTTCTTGTTAACAAGCTGATGAAAATGAAGAACAACACACCGCTTGGAAGCCGAATAGCTCAAGTACATAACGGATCTTCTCTTTTTACGGGAGATGCAGGCCAAGGAGAGAGTAATATTCGCCGATGGGTTATCGAGAATGACTGGTTAGAGGCTATTATAGCCCTTCCAGAGAACACGTTCTACAACACCGGCATCGCCACCTACATTTGGGTGTTAACGAATCGAAAACCGTCTCATAAGAAGGGAAAGGTACAACTCATCGATGCCAGCAACTGGTATGTGCCTCTACGCAAGAACCTCGGCAAGAAAAACTGCGAATTTTCAGATGAGCACATGAAGATGATTTGCGACCTTCTGATCGATTTCCGCGAGACCGAGCAGTCCAAGATTTTCCCAAATCAAGCCTTCGGGTATTCCAAAATTACCGTCGAACGGCCGCTCAGGCTACAAGTTGACCTATCGGCAGAAAACCTCTCCAAGTTTTGCAGAACATGCGGCAAAGAGGGAGAATCGGATTTGGCGGATTTTATATCGGCTTTCGCTAAAGAAAAAGGAGCAACCTCTTTTAACAACTACAATGAATTCATTAAGCTGTTTGAAGAACATGCCGACAAGGTTCAACTAAAGCTGACTAAAAAGCGCAAAGACCTGATTAGGAACGAGCTGGCTACTATCGATGAGAACGCAGAGCCAGTAATCAAAAAAGCGCATAAGCCTGGCAAAGTGACACCTAATCCTCTTGAAGGATTATATGAACTCATCATCGACGGAAAGAAATGTGTTGTCGAGCATGAGGCTGATTCCAATCTGCGGGATACAGAGCAAGTCCTCCTAATTGAGGAAGGCGGCATCGAAGCGTTCTTCAAACGCGAAGTCCAGCCTTACACATCAGATGCATGGATGGACGCCTCTAAAACTCAAATCGGCTATGAGATATCCTTTACGAAGCACTTCTACAAGCCGATCAAGATGAGGAGTTTGGGGGAAATCAATAAAGATATCTTAAGTCTTGAAGCTGAGACTGAAGGGCTGCTATTACAAATTATAGGGAAGGTTGATTAA
- a CDS encoding MerR family transcriptional regulator, with the protein MKKIDEYMCIKEAATFLGVSPNTLRNWEKEKKITVYRNPQNRYRLYKREDLETLLNQIQKS; encoded by the coding sequence ATGAAAAAGATAGATGAGTACATGTGCATAAAGGAAGCGGCTACATTCCTCGGTGTATCTCCCAATACTTTAAGGAATTGGGAAAAAGAAAAAAAGATCACGGTGTATCGAAACCCCCAGAACCGCTACCGGCTCTATAAACGAGAAGACCTTGAAACCCTGTTAAATCAAATACAAAAGTCATGA
- a CDS encoding ankyrin repeat domain-containing protein encodes MKFIFKTFLLLIFFVSTTPLLPKDGPDPFDPGFLLNKLEKFFPHELEVQEKLAQYRSTAHFDQDKESFRKNPELFFENRIKALHELERTFSNKNNLLNKEEILEVIKQKKNYLEAVKKTVWDLRATKRDWVSQKKLLMSDSYWHELLDPYHRVGFFTEMLLARWHVSTCPNYFIFLETLENDPSLTRILPFEQKVVYLNREERKDFLLEIKEGAFYHLGKPFDSHDFYSIHSGKGKAIFVMDADGNLYVAKHKAGRIHHSTLYAGKEVLGAGEVIVKNGKLIQITNKSGHYRPGIESMLEVLEKLSAKIDLKGVKVEIRTHYYEDNLSATLFAIYDAEDFLQSKGAAFPLDIRGGSPVHDSILKRNSDQLIKALETDTFVDNEDGFLFTPLQLAALINNREAVQLLLKNKADANLENFGKKPLHLALENNHLESVELLLPHTNKEENPFSYLLAAASGGKESLMLVLNHLKLDLNEDYTDPLSGKTLSHIFARVKEPVLIPDPSKSLVKDNLGVTPIHEASAHGSVETLSFLLQNQNPSEIVDNNGNTPLHHAVFGKNIETIKFLLEKGGRTLLTKANNEGFYPFTYAVTKLRYPALKLFLNAGFPIDLEDHQGNTALGHLLKMAHPYPMIYENLVFLKENGASDTHYNKQGLLPVHLAILRENLDLFILYMSLTQDINLLTSEGLDLCSFARENDRVEMMNLIELMNQKIDYNPY; translated from the coding sequence ATGAAATTTATTTTTAAAACCTTCCTTCTCCTAATTTTCTTCGTATCAACCACCCCTTTATTACCTAAGGACGGCCCCGATCCTTTTGATCCGGGCTTTCTCCTAAATAAGCTTGAAAAGTTCTTTCCTCATGAACTCGAGGTCCAAGAAAAATTGGCTCAGTATAGATCGACGGCGCACTTTGATCAGGACAAGGAGAGTTTTAGAAAAAACCCCGAGTTGTTTTTTGAAAATCGAATTAAAGCCCTTCATGAACTTGAGAGGACATTTTCCAATAAAAATAATCTCTTAAATAAAGAGGAAATTTTAGAAGTTATAAAGCAAAAGAAAAACTATCTTGAAGCCGTTAAAAAAACCGTTTGGGATCTACGGGCTACCAAAAGAGATTGGGTTTCGCAAAAAAAACTTCTTATGTCTGATAGCTATTGGCATGAGCTTTTAGACCCTTATCATAGAGTCGGTTTTTTTACAGAAATGCTTCTGGCAAGGTGGCATGTTTCTACCTGTCCTAATTATTTTATTTTTCTTGAAACCCTAGAAAATGATCCTTCCCTTACCCGAATACTGCCCTTTGAACAAAAAGTCGTCTATCTAAATAGGGAAGAAAGAAAGGACTTCCTGTTGGAGATTAAGGAAGGGGCTTTTTATCATCTAGGGAAGCCTTTTGACAGCCATGATTTCTATTCGATCCATTCAGGAAAAGGCAAAGCTATTTTTGTTATGGATGCCGATGGCAATTTGTATGTGGCAAAGCATAAGGCAGGGCGAATCCATCACTCGACTTTATACGCCGGCAAAGAAGTTTTAGGCGCCGGAGAGGTCATTGTTAAAAATGGTAAATTGATACAAATTACTAATAAAAGCGGCCACTACAGACCCGGCATAGAATCGATGTTGGAGGTGCTTGAAAAGCTTTCTGCCAAGATTGATCTTAAGGGGGTCAAAGTAGAAATTAGAACTCATTATTACGAAGATAATTTATCCGCCACCCTTTTTGCTATCTATGACGCAGAGGATTTCTTGCAATCTAAAGGGGCAGCCTTTCCTTTGGACATAAGGGGCGGAAGCCCGGTCCATGATTCTATTCTAAAAAGAAATAGCGACCAATTAATAAAGGCGCTTGAAACAGATACTTTTGTTGACAATGAAGACGGTTTTCTTTTTACCCCCCTGCAGCTTGCTGCGCTTATAAATAATAGAGAAGCGGTTCAACTTCTTCTTAAAAATAAAGCCGATGCCAATTTAGAGAACTTCGGAAAAAAGCCCCTTCATCTTGCATTGGAGAATAATCATTTAGAGTCCGTCGAACTTTTACTACCCCATACAAATAAGGAAGAAAATCCCTTTTCCTATCTTCTAGCAGCAGCAAGTGGCGGAAAAGAAAGCTTGATGCTCGTTTTAAATCATCTTAAACTTGATCTCAATGAAGATTACACTGATCCCCTAAGCGGAAAAACTTTATCTCATATTTTTGCGAGAGTTAAAGAGCCTGTCCTTATTCCGGATCCCTCGAAATCTCTTGTAAAAGATAATCTCGGGGTCACCCCTATTCATGAAGCAAGCGCTCATGGAAGCGTTGAAACTTTATCCTTCTTGCTTCAGAACCAAAATCCCTCTGAAATTGTAGACAATAATGGCAATACTCCTTTACACCATGCGGTTTTTGGCAAAAACATTGAAACGATCAAGTTTCTTTTGGAAAAAGGAGGACGCACCCTTTTAACAAAAGCTAATAATGAAGGCTTCTATCCCTTTACCTATGCGGTCACAAAACTCCGCTACCCTGCGCTAAAACTTTTTTTGAATGCCGGTTTTCCAATTGACTTAGAAGACCATCAGGGCAACACAGCTCTTGGACACCTACTTAAAATGGCTCACCCTTACCCCATGATTTATGAAAATCTTGTCTTTTTAAAAGAAAATGGGGCGAGCGACACTCACTATAACAAACAAGGGCTTCTCCCTGTTCATTTGGCGATCCTCCGAGAAAATCTCGACCTTTTCATTCTTTATATGAGTTTGACTCAAGACATAAATCTTTTAACCTCAGAGGGTCTTGATCTTTGCTCATTTGCCAGAGAGAATGACCGTGTTGAGATGATGAATCTGATAGAGTTAATGAATCAAAAAATTGATTATAACCCTTACTAG
- a CDS encoding AAA family ATPase — protein MDVHEVVNRIDLKTGHKPKRSGHGYTARCPAHDDQNPSLSIGEGSDGKILFTCFAGCTFEAICTSLDLQTKDLFPDGAEHHSMPPPQKTYYDYMDEQGKKLYTKVRIEPGFDGKKKSFYWERIDEAGRIHKNLYGCERVFYRLLELLAGINEGKTIYLVEGEKDADQLIQNGLIATTTTDTLKWCTEYTVILEKADVVILFDYDKAGFERRDLLCRELHTRVARLRVVELPGFEHQESYGQDVSDWLADGHTIRELEEIVEKVPDYKLPEPKKCLRAVSLSEFFSMKLPKRELLLTPFLPSQGLCLLYAKRGVGKTHVALGIGYAVATGGTFLKWSAPCPKRVLYLDGEMPAVSMQERLLKLSRTSSMPLPDQEHFRLITPDLQEGPIPNLIAREGQQALEEHLEDFDLLILDNLSSLVRNLDENKADDWQPIQDWALSLRRAGKSILFVHHAGKGGMQRGTSKREDILDTVITLHQPKGYRQDQGAFFEVHYEKARDFCGADAEPFSVRFAEVDGGGSEWIIEDATADEETVNVAKLANEGKTIAEIIVATGLSKSQVETRKKWAKEKGLIG, from the coding sequence ATGGACGTTCATGAGGTAGTGAATCGGATCGACTTAAAGACGGGGCATAAACCCAAGCGGAGCGGGCATGGATATACAGCGCGATGCCCAGCACATGATGATCAAAATCCCAGTCTTTCAATAGGAGAGGGATCGGACGGTAAAATACTTTTTACTTGTTTTGCGGGCTGTACGTTTGAAGCAATTTGCACTTCCCTTGATCTTCAAACTAAAGACTTGTTTCCGGACGGAGCTGAGCATCATTCAATGCCCCCGCCGCAAAAAACATACTACGATTACATGGATGAGCAGGGCAAAAAACTTTACACCAAAGTGCGGATAGAACCGGGATTCGATGGCAAAAAGAAGAGCTTTTATTGGGAGCGTATTGATGAAGCGGGCAGAATCCATAAAAATCTTTACGGATGCGAGAGAGTTTTCTATAGGCTACTGGAGCTGTTAGCCGGCATCAACGAAGGCAAGACTATATATTTGGTTGAAGGCGAAAAAGATGCGGATCAGTTAATCCAAAATGGCCTCATTGCAACAACAACTACAGACACGTTGAAGTGGTGCACTGAATATACGGTGATTTTGGAAAAAGCCGATGTCGTCATTCTCTTTGATTACGACAAAGCGGGCTTTGAGCGGCGCGATTTGCTGTGCCGTGAGCTTCACACCCGCGTTGCTCGCCTTCGGGTTGTTGAATTGCCGGGGTTTGAGCATCAAGAGAGCTATGGTCAAGATGTTAGCGACTGGCTTGCGGATGGTCATACTATTCGAGAACTTGAGGAGATCGTTGAAAAAGTGCCCGATTACAAGTTACCGGAGCCTAAAAAATGTTTGAGAGCTGTTTCATTAAGCGAATTCTTTTCGATGAAGCTACCCAAGCGCGAATTGCTGTTAACTCCTTTTCTACCAAGTCAGGGCCTCTGCTTACTGTACGCCAAGCGAGGGGTGGGGAAGACTCATGTTGCGCTAGGGATTGGGTATGCAGTAGCGACCGGAGGCACGTTTTTGAAGTGGTCGGCGCCATGTCCTAAGCGCGTGTTGTATCTTGATGGAGAGATGCCGGCTGTCTCTATGCAAGAAAGATTGCTGAAGCTTTCAAGAACCAGTTCTATGCCCCTGCCGGATCAAGAACATTTCCGATTGATTACACCTGACCTCCAAGAAGGGCCGATTCCTAACCTAATTGCACGCGAGGGGCAGCAGGCTTTAGAGGAGCATCTTGAGGATTTCGATCTTTTGATTTTAGACAATCTCTCGTCCCTTGTGCGCAATCTCGATGAGAATAAGGCGGATGATTGGCAGCCGATTCAGGATTGGGCACTAAGCTTAAGACGGGCCGGGAAGTCAATCCTGTTTGTTCACCATGCGGGTAAGGGCGGCATGCAAAGGGGTACTAGTAAGAGAGAGGATATCCTGGATACCGTAATTACACTTCATCAACCAAAAGGCTACAGACAGGATCAAGGCGCCTTTTTTGAGGTACATTATGAGAAAGCTCGAGATTTTTGTGGCGCAGACGCAGAGCCCTTTTCCGTTAGATTTGCAGAAGTTGATGGTGGTGGGTCTGAGTGGATTATTGAAGATGCAACCGCGGATGAAGAGACCGTCAACGTCGCAAAACTTGCGAATGAAGGGAAAACCATCGCAGAAATTATCGTCGCTACAGGATTGAGCAAGTCTCAAGTGGAGACACGAAAGAAGTGGGCTAAAGAGAAGGGATTAATAGGATAA